One stretch of Natronobacterium gregoryi SP2 DNA includes these proteins:
- a CDS encoding class I SAM-dependent methyltransferase, whose translation MTDDRTCWNEKYSDPDFDLPDYPIPELERRVETLPDGRALDVATGTGRNAVFLAEHGYDVDAIDVSDEALERARRRADEHGVEVDWVRADLAEFDFDEEYDVITMSFFAALEHLPVLKEALAPGGVLVYEHHLRSSDEIDVGPSEDRYRYRANDLLHACLDLTVLSYDERRREVIGGTAAVVTLVARNSQGGTQPYPNKAEFDEPS comes from the coding sequence GTGACCGACGACCGCACCTGTTGGAACGAGAAGTACAGCGACCCCGACTTCGACCTTCCCGACTATCCGATCCCCGAACTCGAGCGACGAGTCGAGACGTTACCGGACGGTCGTGCGCTCGACGTCGCGACCGGGACCGGCCGGAATGCCGTCTTTCTCGCCGAGCACGGCTACGACGTGGACGCGATCGACGTCTCCGACGAAGCCCTCGAGCGTGCCCGGCGACGGGCCGACGAACACGGGGTCGAGGTCGACTGGGTCCGCGCCGACCTCGCGGAGTTCGACTTCGACGAAGAGTACGACGTCATCACGATGAGTTTCTTCGCCGCTCTCGAGCATCTGCCGGTGCTCAAGGAGGCGCTCGCACCGGGTGGGGTCCTCGTCTACGAACATCACCTCCGCTCGAGCGACGAAATCGACGTCGGTCCTTCGGAAGACCGCTACCGATACCGGGCGAACGATCTGCTCCACGCGTGTCTGGATCTGACAGTCCTCTCTTACGATGAGCGGCGACGCGAGGTCATCGGTGGAACGGCCGCGGTCGTGACGCTCGTGGCGCGCAACTCGCAGGGAGGCACGCAGCCGTATCCGAACAAAGCCGAATTCGACGAACCGTCGTAA
- a CDS encoding TlpA family protein disulfide reductase → MNRRELVAGVVSLGVLGGAATALWRGLPAADGVDSAAKPEVDESVDDGPLEIETIDARGSEGGTLTVPTDGITVVTSFSVTCTQCQRMMPPLSDAYERLEDDDGDAVTFVSIFPPTDESELREWWREHDGNWPVGFDPGRRFRTQYGVMGTDLLVIDANGEKRWQTDRVLESHRYARNVERVLEETEVNDEESG, encoded by the coding sequence ATGAATCGTCGAGAACTCGTCGCCGGCGTCGTGAGCCTGGGCGTACTCGGTGGCGCGGCCACCGCCCTGTGGCGTGGGCTGCCTGCGGCAGACGGGGTGGACTCCGCGGCCAAACCGGAGGTCGACGAGTCCGTCGACGATGGGCCACTCGAGATCGAGACGATCGACGCCCGCGGCAGCGAGGGCGGCACTCTGACCGTGCCGACGGACGGCATCACGGTCGTGACGTCGTTCTCGGTCACGTGCACCCAGTGCCAGCGGATGATGCCACCGCTTTCAGACGCCTACGAACGACTCGAGGACGACGACGGCGACGCCGTGACGTTCGTCTCGATCTTTCCGCCGACGGACGAGTCCGAACTCCGGGAGTGGTGGCGCGAACACGACGGAAACTGGCCTGTCGGCTTCGACCCGGGAAGGCGGTTCAGGACGCAGTATGGCGTCATGGGGACCGATCTCCTCGTGATCGATGCGAACGGCGAAAAACGGTGGCAGACGGATAGAGTCTTGGAGAGCCACCGGTACGCTCGCAACGTCGAACGGGTGCTCGAGGAGACCGAAGTGAACGACGAAGAGAGCGGGTAA
- a CDS encoding DUF7332 family protein, with protein MRRVCRPGTAVALVFVCFVVLTAGPVVAETGHGDRAAGVDADSAVGEGCLGAGGTAFTIGSDDSATIWVRLHFGLLTDSGGSIGAELVGATTDGNIVEIVAGVDYVADDFDEFTDAPLEAFAVVTGYEFQLPMFDDLESAGLDEDHPPHFDEDDPDAGEELLDGPFEHIEC; from the coding sequence ATGAGACGCGTCTGCCGACCGGGGACCGCAGTTGCACTCGTCTTCGTCTGTTTCGTGGTTCTCACAGCGGGGCCCGTCGTCGCCGAGACGGGTCACGGTGATCGAGCAGCCGGAGTCGACGCCGACTCGGCGGTCGGGGAGGGCTGTCTGGGTGCTGGTGGCACCGCGTTCACGATCGGGTCCGACGACAGCGCTACGATCTGGGTTCGACTCCACTTCGGCCTGCTCACCGACTCGGGAGGATCGATCGGTGCCGAACTGGTCGGGGCGACCACGGACGGCAATATCGTCGAGATCGTCGCCGGCGTCGACTACGTCGCCGACGACTTCGACGAGTTCACCGACGCACCGCTCGAGGCCTTCGCCGTCGTCACCGGCTACGAGTTCCAGTTACCGATGTTCGACGACCTCGAGTCGGCAGGGCTCGACGAAGATCATCCGCCACACTTCGACGAGGACGATCCCGATGCTGGCGAGGAGTTGCTCGACGGACCGTTCGAGCACATCGAGTGTTGA
- a CDS encoding TlpA family protein disulfide reductase, whose protein sequence is MNRRELVAGVASLGALGGGLVALRRGMPFQGEESAESDGTDDNEADDGPIEVQTIDAPGSEAGTLAIPNDGVTFVTFFSPACHRCRSLMPHLVEATDRLAAEDGLTRVSVTTQQSPEQLRDWWAEHDGHWTLAHDDDRALSDAYAVISHPVLLAIDADGTVRWTDEGVLESDRIVRNVDRVLEETGGPDGDE, encoded by the coding sequence GTGAACCGCCGCGAACTCGTCGCCGGCGTCGCGAGCCTGGGCGCGCTCGGCGGCGGACTCGTCGCGTTGCGGAGGGGCATGCCGTTCCAGGGCGAGGAGTCCGCTGAATCGGACGGAACAGACGACAACGAAGCGGACGACGGCCCGATCGAAGTCCAGACGATCGACGCGCCGGGAAGCGAGGCCGGCACCCTGGCAATCCCGAACGACGGCGTCACGTTCGTCACGTTCTTCTCCCCCGCCTGTCACCGCTGTCGGTCGCTGATGCCACACCTCGTCGAAGCCACGGACCGACTCGCCGCCGAGGACGGGCTGACCCGCGTCTCGGTCACTACCCAGCAGTCACCCGAACAACTTCGTGACTGGTGGGCGGAACACGACGGCCACTGGACGCTCGCACACGACGACGATCGGGCGCTCTCTGACGCGTACGCGGTTATCTCCCACCCCGTGCTCCTCGCGATCGACGCCGACGGGACCGTTCGCTGGACGGACGAGGGCGTTCTCGAGTCCGATCGGATCGTGCGAAACGTCGACCGGGTTCTCGAGGAAACTGGCGGGCCGGACGGCGACGAGTGA
- a CDS encoding LysE family translocator encodes MPAGSRLETDVTLLATTLAGVVFGLALAAPPGPMNAIIAEESVVRGWSAGFWAGLGAMLADVLFFVLALLGVVAVIDHYPAVRPALYLAGGLLMLYFAVGAIGETRAATSFTDSGEVGSKGFRKTFALSLTNPYQIGFWLTVGVGLLESGTLDVFAHVPGVGDLLAGSLLVETGSPALLLGFFGGIAVWVVGYPAALSSAGRRVDALAPVIAALSAAVLAGFGVLFLAMGTMGLF; translated from the coding sequence TTGCCCGCTGGCAGCCGACTCGAGACCGACGTGACGCTACTCGCTACGACACTCGCAGGCGTCGTCTTCGGGCTGGCGCTGGCTGCACCGCCAGGTCCGATGAACGCAATTATCGCCGAGGAGAGTGTCGTCCGTGGCTGGTCCGCGGGCTTTTGGGCCGGTCTCGGGGCGATGCTCGCCGACGTCCTCTTTTTCGTGCTGGCGCTGCTCGGCGTCGTCGCGGTGATCGATCACTATCCCGCGGTTCGGCCCGCGCTCTATCTCGCCGGCGGGCTCCTCATGCTGTACTTCGCGGTCGGTGCGATCGGGGAAACAAGAGCCGCCACCTCCTTCACCGACAGCGGCGAAGTCGGGTCGAAAGGGTTCCGGAAGACGTTCGCGCTCTCGCTTACCAACCCCTACCAGATCGGCTTCTGGCTCACCGTCGGCGTCGGACTACTCGAGTCGGGTACCCTCGACGTGTTCGCACACGTCCCCGGCGTCGGCGACCTGCTCGCGGGGAGTCTACTGGTCGAGACCGGATCGCCGGCGCTGTTGCTCGGCTTCTTCGGTGGGATCGCGGTCTGGGTCGTCGGCTATCCCGCGGCGCTGTCTTCGGCAGGTCGACGCGTCGACGCCCTCGCGCCGGTTATCGCCGCGCTCAGTGCTGCGGTGCTGGCCGGATTCGGTGTCCTCTTTCTCGCGATGGGGACGATGGGACTGTTCTAG
- a CDS encoding DNA topoisomerase I, translating to MELIITEKDNAARRIADILSGGTYDSSRENGVNVYEWGGKRCVGLSGHVVGVDFPPEYSDWRDVEPVELIDADVEKTATKENIVATLRILARKANTVTIATDYDREGELIGKEAYEIVREVNEAVPIRRVRFSSITENEVENAFDEPEDLDFDLAAAGEARQIIDLVWGAALTRFLSLSAGQLGDDFISVGRVQSPTLKLIVDREREIQAFDPEDYWELFAALEKDETTFEAQYFYRDEDDNEAERVWEEVTAEEVYDTLSSRDAATVVDVNRRTRTDAPPAPFSTTQFIRAAGALGYSAQRAMSIAEDLYTAGYITYPRTDNTVYPDDLDPEELLDEFVGHSTLGESAEALLEGDDIEPTRGDEETTDHPPIHPTGEIPARGGDVNDDEWEIYELVVRRFYATVAEAAVWEHLKVVAEVDDYRLKANGKRLVEPGYHDVYPYFSTAENYVPDVDEGEELCLTEVELEAKETQPPRRYGQSRLIETMEDQGLGTKSTRHNTLEKLYDRGYIESDPPRPTKLAMAVVDAAESYADRVVSEAMTAQLEDDMDAIASGEATLEDVTDESREMLEEIFTNLADSREEIGDHLRKSLKDDKRLGPCPECGEDLLVRSSRHGSYFVGCDGYPDCEFTLPLPSTGKPLILDQECEDHDLNEVKMLAGRQTFVHGCPLCKSEDAGEGPVLGTCPDCGDEHDGELAVKTLPSGSRLVGCTRYPDCEYSLPLPRRGDIEVTDDHCEEHGLPELVVHSGDEPWELGCPICNYQEFQARESESGSDLEALDGIGAKTVEKLAAAGIEDIDDLTDADPDAVAEDVDGVSADRIRNWQAEA from the coding sequence GTGGAACTGATAATCACCGAGAAAGACAACGCGGCCCGGCGGATCGCCGACATCCTTTCTGGGGGGACGTACGACTCGAGTCGGGAGAACGGCGTCAACGTCTACGAGTGGGGTGGAAAACGTTGCGTGGGGCTGTCGGGCCACGTCGTCGGCGTCGACTTCCCACCGGAGTACTCAGACTGGCGGGACGTCGAACCCGTCGAGTTGATCGACGCCGACGTCGAGAAGACCGCGACGAAGGAGAACATCGTTGCGACGCTGCGGATTCTCGCCCGCAAGGCGAACACGGTGACGATCGCGACCGACTACGACCGCGAGGGCGAACTCATCGGCAAGGAGGCCTACGAGATCGTCCGGGAGGTCAACGAAGCGGTCCCGATCCGTCGTGTCCGGTTCTCCTCGATCACCGAAAACGAGGTGGAAAACGCCTTCGACGAACCCGAAGACCTCGACTTCGACCTCGCGGCCGCTGGCGAGGCTCGCCAGATCATCGACCTCGTCTGGGGTGCCGCACTCACCCGCTTTCTCTCGCTGTCGGCCGGCCAACTCGGCGATGACTTCATCTCCGTCGGTCGAGTCCAGTCGCCGACGCTGAAGTTGATCGTCGACCGCGAACGCGAAATTCAGGCGTTCGATCCCGAGGACTACTGGGAACTTTTCGCGGCCCTCGAGAAAGACGAGACGACCTTCGAGGCCCAGTACTTCTACCGCGACGAGGACGACAACGAGGCCGAACGCGTCTGGGAGGAAGTGACCGCCGAAGAGGTCTACGACACCCTCTCGAGTCGTGACGCGGCCACTGTGGTCGACGTCAACCGCCGAACCCGGACCGATGCGCCGCCGGCCCCGTTCAGCACGACCCAGTTCATCCGTGCGGCCGGCGCGCTCGGCTACTCCGCACAGCGGGCGATGTCGATCGCCGAGGACCTCTACACTGCGGGTTACATCACCTATCCGCGGACGGACAACACCGTCTACCCCGACGACCTCGACCCGGAGGAACTGCTCGACGAGTTCGTCGGTCACTCGACGCTCGGCGAGTCCGCAGAGGCGTTGCTCGAGGGCGACGACATCGAACCAACTCGCGGCGACGAGGAGACGACCGACCACCCGCCCATCCACCCGACGGGAGAGATTCCGGCCCGCGGCGGCGACGTGAACGACGACGAGTGGGAAATCTACGAACTCGTCGTCCGACGCTTCTACGCGACGGTCGCCGAGGCCGCGGTCTGGGAACACCTCAAGGTCGTCGCCGAGGTCGACGACTACCGACTCAAAGCGAACGGCAAACGCCTCGTCGAACCCGGCTACCACGACGTCTACCCGTACTTCAGCACCGCCGAGAACTACGTCCCCGATGTCGACGAAGGCGAGGAACTCTGCCTGACCGAGGTCGAACTCGAGGCAAAAGAGACCCAGCCGCCCCGCAGGTACGGCCAGTCGCGGCTCATCGAGACCATGGAGGATCAGGGGCTTGGAACCAAGTCCACGAGACACAACACGCTCGAGAAACTGTACGACCGGGGCTACATCGAGAGCGACCCGCCGCGACCGACGAAACTCGCGATGGCGGTCGTCGACGCCGCCGAGAGCTACGCCGACCGCGTCGTCAGCGAGGCGATGACCGCACAACTCGAGGACGACATGGACGCCATCGCCTCCGGCGAGGCGACCCTCGAGGACGTCACTGACGAGTCCCGCGAGATGCTGGAGGAAATCTTCACGAACCTCGCGGATTCACGCGAGGAGATCGGCGACCACCTGCGGAAGTCGCTCAAAGACGACAAGCGGCTGGGGCCGTGTCCCGAGTGTGGCGAGGACCTGCTGGTCCGCAGCAGTCGTCACGGCTCCTATTTCGTCGGCTGTGACGGCTACCCCGACTGCGAGTTTACGCTGCCGTTGCCCTCGACGGGCAAGCCGCTGATTCTCGATCAGGAGTGTGAGGACCACGACCTGAACGAGGTCAAGATGCTCGCCGGCCGACAGACGTTCGTCCACGGCTGTCCGCTCTGCAAGTCCGAGGACGCGGGCGAAGGCCCCGTCCTCGGGACGTGTCCCGACTGCGGAGACGAACACGACGGCGAGTTAGCGGTCAAGACCCTCCCGAGCGGTTCGCGGCTCGTCGGCTGTACACGCTATCCCGACTGCGAGTACTCGCTGCCGCTGCCACGGCGCGGCGATATCGAGGTCACCGACGACCACTGCGAGGAACACGGCCTCCCCGAACTCGTCGTCCACAGTGGCGACGAGCCCTGGGAACTTGGCTGTCCGATCTGTAACTACCAGGAGTTCCAGGCTCGAGAGAGCGAGAGTGGCTCCGATCTCGAGGCGCTCGATGGGATCGGTGCGAAGACAGTCGAGAAACTCGCCGCTGCAGGAATCGAGGACATCGACGATCTGACCGACGCCGATCCGGACGCCGTCGCCGAAGACGTCGACGGTGTTTCCGCAGACCGGATACGGAACTGGCAGGCAGAGGCCTGA